The genomic segment TCGAGAAACAGCACCCAAATGATGCCTACGGCCTGATTACCTACACCAATGTGCTCAAGACCGTTGTTGCCGAAGAAGGTGACATTGACCTGCTGAACGTTTACGACGCCTGCGCTAAGCCGGCAATCTCGGTCGGGAAAAGTCTCGCTGTTCGCCAGGTCGCCAGCCTGATGACCGAACACCGGGTAAAACGCATCCTGGTACTGGAGGACAATGACCTGCTGGGCTTTGTCACCATGGACGACATTATGGCGGTGTTGCTTGAGCAGGTTGAGTAACCGGTCCCCTTACTATGGCTGAACACGCTCTGACACAACTTCTGATGCTACTTGGAGCCACCGTTACGGTGGTTCTTCTTTTTCAGAAATTGAGGATTCCGCCAAGCCTGGCCTATCTCGCCGTTGGGGTAGCATTGGGAGCCAATACGGCTGGGCCCGTTGTATCTGAACATTACATCCGGATTATTGCCGAGTATGGCATCGTCTTTCTTTTGTTCACCATTGGCCTCAGCTATTCCGTGAGCCAGATATACGCATTGAGGCACACCATTCTCAGCCTGGGCACAGCACAGGTTGTCCTGACAACGATTATTGTTGGCCTGGCCGCATGGCTAATCGGCGTTCCGGCCGCTGCCGCCTTCGTTATCGGGGCCGTGTTCGCCCAGTCTTCGAGCACCATCATTATTCGCCAGTTAACCGATCAAAACGAAGCTCAGTCCCGACACGGCAGGCTGGGGATAACCCTATCAGTGTTTCAGGATATTACGGCTGTTCCATTTATCGTCATTATTCCTGTACTGGGAGTGGCAGCGGCCCATCAAATCACTGGCGAACTCGGGCTCGCCCTGCTCAAGGCCGGCATTGCACTTGTGCTGGTACTGATTGTTGGGCGATATCTGCTAAAGCCACTGTTTCATCTGGTAGCGGAGAGACGCTCAGCGGAACTCTTCACACTCACCGTGCTTTTCGTATCGCTACTCGCAGCCTGGACTACAGAAGCATTGGGTTTATCCATGGCCTTTGGCGCGTTTCTTGCGGGGATGATCCTGGCTGACACCGAATTCAAACATCAAGTCGATGCCACCATCCGCCCCTTCAGAGATGTTCTTGTAGGGCTGTTCTTCGTTAGCGTCGGGATGCTTTTTAACCCTGAGGTATTGCTTGAGATCTGGCCAGAGGCACTGGTAGGCGCCAGTTTTCTGATCATTACCAAGCTGCTCATCGTGACAATCATTACCCGCCTATCCGGAATCGATTTAGCAACGGCCTTCCGGACTGGGATTGTGCTCTCGGTGGGTGGTGAGTTCGGGTTTGCCTTGCTGACCATCGGAATAGAGAGCGGAACCATAGGCGGATTAATTGCACAGACAGTTCTTATGTCTGTTCTAATCTCAATGCTTATAAGTCCATTCCTGATGCACCACAGCGACTATTTAGCCAACCGTCTGTTTGTTCAGAAATCCAAAGTGGACAATCAAGAACTGATGGGAACCGGGCAACCATCCGATCTTGGCGACCACGTGATCATTTGCGGATACGGCCGAACCGGGCAAGTGGTGGGCGCCTTTCTGGAAAAGGAGGGCATCCCCTTTCTGGGCCTTGAGCTTGATCCCAGTATCGTTCAGGAAGCGCGCCTCGCCGGCCATGCCGTTTACTGCGCCGATGGTGCTAACAGGGAAGTTCTTGAGAATGCAGGGCTAGCCAGTACTTCGATTTTAATCATCACCCACAATGATCTCGCTTCCTCATTACAGACACTTCGGATAGTTCAATCTATCAGACCAGACCTCAAAACCATCGTACGAACCAATAACGATCGCTTTGAACAGGAGTTGCGAAACGCCGGTGCCACGGAAGTTATACCGGAAACGCTTGAAACCGGCCTGCTGATTGCCTCTCACCTTTTGCTCTCGCTTAAAGTACCGGGAAGGAAGGTAGCCCGCTATCTCGCGGATCAAAGGCGGAAGAGGTACCCGATGCTTAAAGAAATTTTCCGAAGCGACGTCGACACACTTCTGGATGAGAACCCGGATGCCGAGATACTGCACGCAATACGCGTTTTTGAAGGGGATCCCGGAGTCAACAAAACCATTGAGCAGCTTATCGCCCCATACAGCCGAATTGCGGTCTCCGCCCTTGTCAGAAACAACAATCGGGTAAAAGATCCAGAGTCGGATATCCGCCTGACCTCTGACGATGTTTTAGTAGTTCTCGGGCCCCAATCGGAAATTGATAGCCTTCAGCTAGAAATGACCGGTATTGAGCCAACCAGGGGAGCATAAGGCTGGCTCAGTGAAGATTTTATTTGGGCTGTTGACGGAGAAACTCAATGTGCTCCTTCAAGCCAACGGCCTGGGCAACGTCCAACTCAATTGCGATCCCCGTCTCTTTCGATTCATCAAGTTTGCCCGCGGCACAGACAGCATCAAGGACCCGCCGCGAGCGGCTGGCCTCAACCAGGATCAAAACAACACTTCGGGCTCCCATAAACTCGAAACCAAAGAACGTGTAATGAGGCTTGTGACCTCGTCCTTGCGCATTATTGATGATAGTGGCACCCGTTGCACCAGCATCTCGAGCCGCATCAAGCACAATGTCCGTCCGTTCTTGGTCAACGAAAACCATAATCAATTTGAAATCCATGCTGCCTCCTTAATTCCCTTCCAGAACACCGATACTTTACCACCAGCCACCGACTATCCCATTAAAGATGGGACCAAGACTGATCTTGCTCAATTTAAAGCCAACACAACAATCTGATCCCGCTCTGCCAATGCCAACCACTCGCTCCGGGGAGGGTTGAGCTGCAGGTGCCGCCCCAATTCATTCGCCTTTGCCCGATATACGCCAAGCGCGATCTCACCGCCGGCGGCAACAATTTTTTCAAGCAGCTGGAAATCCGCGCTCGCAGGTAACGGGTAATCGTGGGGATCGCGGAACTGAATCTCGGCGCCACCCACAGTAAATAACTCATCCAACACTACCCTGAGTTCGCGACGCAGGGCTACCTGAGCCAGAACGTGGCTCAGGATCATCGGGCTGATCAGCATCTCACTCTGGTGGCCATAGAGCAGCTGGCGGTTGTCGGGATCACTCAACTCCATAATTACCTGCGGGCGCCGGGGTGCCTCGGCCAGAATGTCTTCCAGCTGCAGGTAGCCAACCATGGCCCGGGCATCGGCCTCTTCCCCGGAACCAAGGCGGTCACTGCTCAGTAGCATGACCGTATCATAGCTGGCGGGGTTCAGCTTTCGCAGATCGTCTTCCACCATGTAGTCAGCTTCCAGCAATTGACCGTTGATGGCTTCAAGATCAACGCCATAACGGGCAATTTCCCGCTGGCGTTCTTTTAACGGGGTGGCCGACACCATATCCAGCATGAAATTGCGCCCTTTATAGCTGCTAAACTCAGCCGCCAGGCTGGGTACCCGGCGGTTCCAGCCCAACACCAGCACCCTATGAGCATCCGAACGGCCAGTTGCGTGGGGCTGCGCGGCGCTCCTTGCAATAACTGGCAACGGTTCGGCTTTCGGGTCTGCGCCCGTATGTTCGTAATCACCGGCCAACAGCACCACACGGTCTTCGCGGCGAATCATGGTTTCCGGTGACGCCAGCAAGTTGACGGTCCAACCGCTAGCAGAAGGCTGCAACAAACCAAGTACAATGGCGCGGGGGCGTTGGGCTGCCAGCTCGCCAAGGCTCAACCCTTCTGCGGTTTCACCACCCCTGACAAAAATTTCACTGCCTTCTCCGGCGGTCAGCAGTTCGTTATAAACCTCCGAAAGGTTGGGATGCAGAACGTTCTGCACCATCAACCTGCTGATGGTGACATCGCCCGCAACCACCTCAACCGCTCCCGGATAGGCGCGCTCAATCACCGACAGCTTGCGCATGTCCTGAATTTCAGCCACCACAAATGGCAAAGGCGCATTCAGATGGCGAGCCTGGGCAGCGATGGACAGCAGTGCCTTGACGGTTTCCACATCTGACGTCACCAAGCTTCCGGCATCGTGAACCTGGCTGGGCACAATCACTGCAGCGGCATCCAGGCAGGCTACCCGATGCAAGGCATCTGGCTGAATCGCTGAGCCACTGCGAAGAATCACCTCACGAGCCCTTCGCCCAACGCCGGGCTCGCTCCCCAACTGATGCACCTGTTCGGCACTGGCCTCCTCCGCCAGGACCACCAGCCGTAACTTCTGTGTGTCGTGTTTCTCCAGGAAACGCTCCATCCGCCCGGTTGATCCGAACAGCTCTGCTACCAGTGGCGGCGTTTGCGCTGTCCAGCCAAGCACCACAAAATGGTTTTTGAGCGTGACCGGTGTCAGGCCTCGCTCCAGCTCCTCCATCTTGGCAATCAACCAGCGGGTGAGGATGGCCACCAGGGTACCCATAAACACTACGTAGCCCAGCAAGGTCAGCAACGTGGAGACCACCCGTTGCCAGGTACCCACATCGTCGCCCAGATAACCCGGGTCGGTCAGCCGCAGAAACGCCCACCAGACAGCCGAGCCCGGGTCGTCGAACTCTCCCCCCTGGGGCACCACAAGCATCCCGCCGATCAGCGAAATAAGCCCAATAAAGAAGCCGACAACCAGTAACTGGAATCCTGCCCCTTTGACAAGTTGGCGTTCGACAATGAACTTCAGACGGTCAACAACCCGGAATGGCAACATGGTGGTCCTTTTTGCGAATCGTCAGTGTTGGACATAGGATAGAACAAAGCCTGTCAGGAAGGTGACCTCAATCCATGACAACAACTTCAACTCGAAGCCCTGCCTCCCGTCGGATGATCCTGGCACTGGCAATCACCCTCTCCGGCACCGCAAGCGCCAGCAATGCTCATATCCCGCAACCCTGGAGGTCCGATGCAGTGGTACTGGGCCGGGATGAAGCCTATGACACCGAGCGCTTCCTTCACGAACTGACGTTTGATCACCGTCAGGCGTTACCGACCGCCATGGACAACGGCATCCGCGGTACCGGCGGCAGTGTCAGCAGCCGCCGGCTGTATTTCGACTTCCGCTACCGCCAGGATTTCGGGTTTCGCGATGATCAGAACGGCTTTCTGCTGGACATTCAGCGGGCGGAGGATCTGGACGGTCCCTATCAGCGGCAGTTGGTAGGCTTCCGCCAGAACATTGGCGAGCGCACAGAAGTGTGGCTGCAAGGCGATGTGTTCTCAGACAAGGCGGAATCGGACATTTATCTTAGCGCGCGCCATCACCTCGACAGCCAGAGCTGGCTGCACGCCTCTGTGATACTACCGGATTACTACTTCAACGAAAAAACCGATACCGCCGACCGTTTCGACAAGCAGCCCCGTTCCTATTTCCTGCAGTGGCATCGCCAGGGATCATCTGCCGTGGAAGGCACGACGGTATCGCTCAATCTGTCCCCCGATTCCCGGTTCATCAGCCAGCAGCAGGAGCTGGCCGTCAGTAACGAAACCCAGCGCGGAGCCATCAGCCATCGCCAGCAAACCGGAGACTGGCTGATTGGGTTGCACCTGGAAGGTGAGCGCACACGGCGAGATTACACGCTACAGCGGAGCGATGAAAACAGGGCCACCGGATTCGAGCGGGATCACCTGAAGGCCCGGGGCTCCGCCACCCTGGTGCCGCACCGCCTCTCCCCCACGGTTGGAGTGGCCTGGCTGCAACTGGACGAAACCGGATATTTCGGCCGAGAGCTGAACGATGAGGGACGTATTCGGCGCCGGGAACCCACGGTCTTTGCCGAGATCACCCTGAGCGCCAGCCAGAACACCAGCATCAGCCCGGGCATTTATCTGAGTGCGCCCGAGATCCGGCAAACGTTTGAACAGGAGGAGGAACAACGCCGGCACACCGGCTTTACCGGCAAGCTGGCCGTGCCTATTGAAACCCGACTGAGCGCCAGCAACCAGGCCGTATTAACCCTGAACCCCACCTTCTACCTGCACAAATTCGGGTTTGGCGGCGGCAACCTGCAGTTGCACTGGCCGCTGTAAGCGGATCAAACCATCTGCGGGGCACTGCGGCGGGCACTGAGGGTTTCAAGAGCCGAGGCCAGCGATGGATAAAAACTGCTGACCCCCGGTTCCGGTTTGAGCCCAGCCCGGGCCAGGGCCCTAAGGGGCTGAAACTGAAGGTCAGCGATCATGATTTCGGTACCGTTTTTCCGGCACTGGTCAATCAGTTTGTTCAACGCCGCCAGACCGCCGGCATCCAGCACGGTCACGCCATCCATGTACAACACAAAGCCCCGGGTTTCCCGGGACAGATCCGCAAGCTCACCAAAAACCCGGTCAGCGGCGGCAAAGAACAGCGGGCCGTTGATCTTGAATACCCGCCAGCCTTTCGGCAG from the Marinobacter sp. LQ44 genome contains:
- a CDS encoding CBS domain-containing protein, whose product is MKLVKEVMVTDVVCVSPFAKLREALSLMKKHNVKSLVVEKQHPNDAYGLITYTNVLKTVVAEEGDIDLLNVYDACAKPAISVGKSLAVRQVASLMTEHRVKRILVLEDNDLLGFVTMDDIMAVLLEQVE
- a CDS encoding cation:proton antiporter; translated protein: MAEHALTQLLMLLGATVTVVLLFQKLRIPPSLAYLAVGVALGANTAGPVVSEHYIRIIAEYGIVFLLFTIGLSYSVSQIYALRHTILSLGTAQVVLTTIIVGLAAWLIGVPAAAAFVIGAVFAQSSSTIIIRQLTDQNEAQSRHGRLGITLSVFQDITAVPFIVIIPVLGVAAAHQITGELGLALLKAGIALVLVLIVGRYLLKPLFHLVAERRSAELFTLTVLFVSLLAAWTTEALGLSMAFGAFLAGMILADTEFKHQVDATIRPFRDVLVGLFFVSVGMLFNPEVLLEIWPEALVGASFLIITKLLIVTIITRLSGIDLATAFRTGIVLSVGGEFGFALLTIGIESGTIGGLIAQTVLMSVLISMLISPFLMHHSDYLANRLFVQKSKVDNQELMGTGQPSDLGDHVIICGYGRTGQVVGAFLEKEGIPFLGLELDPSIVQEARLAGHAVYCADGANREVLENAGLASTSILIITHNDLASSLQTLRIVQSIRPDLKTIVRTNNDRFEQELRNAGATEVIPETLETGLLIASHLLLSLKVPGRKVARYLADQRRKRYPMLKEIFRSDVDTLLDENPDAEILHAIRVFEGDPGVNKTIEQLIAPYSRIAVSALVRNNNRVKDPESDIRLTSDDVLVVLGPQSEIDSLQLEMTGIEPTRGA
- a CDS encoding P-II family nitrogen regulator, which encodes MDFKLIMVFVDQERTDIVLDAARDAGATGATIINNAQGRGHKPHYTFFGFEFMGARSVVLILVEASRSRRVLDAVCAAGKLDESKETGIAIELDVAQAVGLKEHIEFLRQQPK
- a CDS encoding CASTOR/POLLUX-related putative ion channel — its product is MLPFRVVDRLKFIVERQLVKGAGFQLLVVGFFIGLISLIGGMLVVPQGGEFDDPGSAVWWAFLRLTDPGYLGDDVGTWQRVVSTLLTLLGYVVFMGTLVAILTRWLIAKMEELERGLTPVTLKNHFVVLGWTAQTPPLVAELFGSTGRMERFLEKHDTQKLRLVVLAEEASAEQVHQLGSEPGVGRRAREVILRSGSAIQPDALHRVACLDAAAVIVPSQVHDAGSLVTSDVETVKALLSIAAQARHLNAPLPFVVAEIQDMRKLSVIERAYPGAVEVVAGDVTISRLMVQNVLHPNLSEVYNELLTAGEGSEIFVRGGETAEGLSLGELAAQRPRAIVLGLLQPSASGWTVNLLASPETMIRREDRVVLLAGDYEHTGADPKAEPLPVIARSAAQPHATGRSDAHRVLVLGWNRRVPSLAAEFSSYKGRNFMLDMVSATPLKERQREIARYGVDLEAINGQLLEADYMVEDDLRKLNPASYDTVMLLSSDRLGSGEEADARAMVGYLQLEDILAEAPRRPQVIMELSDPDNRQLLYGHQSEMLISPMILSHVLAQVALRRELRVVLDELFTVGGAEIQFRDPHDYPLPASADFQLLEKIVAAGGEIALGVYRAKANELGRHLQLNPPRSEWLALAERDQIVVLALN